One window from the genome of Malus domestica chromosome 01, GDT2T_hap1 encodes:
- the LOC103428256 gene encoding uncharacterized protein isoform X2: MENMQYAEELVREFLVFRGFTNTLQAFDSELSTDIGKGFQVDRIMELIFSVYVPKFQADKLVGLFSFFKLCLSSSSETVLLSTLSKLEVSILRYYVVNAIQSGRRDKVLEFFGMNGNDLSQRSEDWTAWFAIPYVKKPNSDPEFRIYFSKEWYEALRLSVRNFFSEIFNGTRMPALLKISSEKTTVNRLKKDIKQLNLKLSELQALLEEKDGELCQLRSYCSSVADASTERTRSSSSVVHEQNRIISKDTQETCPPDTFQIGEAEVDPDWVVAGNMGSRPEFNISKSDPNLSSQSSPRMRDGGTADGIQLFEDGTYNENGRESHVEDFPEVKVDFQETFLGHTSPITRCRFSASGNNIASASEDGTVRIWTYDSSTPSSRNATIYCGAKILSLDWECKSDRLLLIGTADGGIKAWNVDAKRVVCDLSTSQEFPSILDIKCSPVEPIFVTAAASKGHGSSFVDSMGFASLTVWNMKTWKAMTVLPLGKDPPAITSLSFNHNGKILAAAATDGMIHMFDMSACLQITGWPAHDSAISSILFGPDETSIFSLGVDGKVFEWSLQNQGQILWSRNCSRFCDPESSKNCRHEMALDANGRRLLVTSGSVRAPIYQVRGHANGLRTLPHSAAVTTVDWHPTLPIFLTGSADNSVRVTSLS; this comes from the exons ATGGAGAATATGCAGTATGCTGAGGAGCTTGTGAGGGAGTTTCTTGTGTTTAGAGGATTCACCAACACTTTGCAAGCTTTTGATTCCGAATTATCTACGGATATCGGTAAAGGGTTTCAAGTGGATAGGATAATGGAATTAATCTTCTCAGTGTATGTGCCTAAGTTTCAGGCAGATAAATTAGTTGGCCTGTTCAGTTTTTTCAAGCTGTGTCTCTCTTCATCATCGGAGACCGTACTTTTGTCTACTCTTTCTAAATTGGAGGTGTCAATTCTACGGTACTACGTTGTTAATGCCATCCAGTCAGGGAGGAGGGACAAAGTTTTAGAGTTCTTTGGAATGAATGGGAATGATTTGTCGCAAAGGAGCGAGGATTGGACTGCATGGTTTG CCATTCCATATGTAAAGAAACCAAACTCTGATCCTGAGTTTCGTATATACTTTTCAAAGGAATGGTACGAGGCCTTGCGTTTATCTGTGAGGAATTTCTTTAGTGAGATCTTCAATGGTACTC GCATGCCAGCCCTTTTGAAAATCAGTTCAGAGAAGACTACTGTCAACCGTCTGAAAAAAGACATCAAGCAACTCAATCTCAAGCTGTCAGAACTTCAGGCTTTGTTGGAGGAAAAAGATGGTGAATTATGCCAGCTAAGAAG TTATTGTTCATCAGTAGCCGATGCAAGCACTGAACGAACCAGGAGTTCATCAAGTGTAGTGCATGAGCAAAATCGTATTATATCTAAAGATACTCAGGAAACTTGCCCTCCTGATACTTTTCAAATAGGGGAAGCAGAGGTGGATCCAGATTGGGTTGTTGCTGGAAACATGGGAAGTAGACCAGAATTTAACATATCTAAGTCTGATCCTAATTTAAGTTCTCAATCAAGTCCTCGCATGAGAGATGGTGGAACTGCTGATGGTATTCAGCTGTTCGAGGATGGCACCTATAATG AAAATGGCAGGGAAAGCCATGTAGAAGACTTCCCTGAAGTTAAGGTTGACTTCCAG GAGACATTTTTGGGCCACACAAGTCCAATAACTCGCTGTCGCTTTTCTGCATCTGGAAACAATATAGCCAGCGCATCTGAAGATGGCACAGTAAG GATATGGACGTATGACTCATCAACTCCGTCATCTAGAAATGCAACAATCTATTGTGGAGCCAAGATATTGTCACTTGACTGGGAGTGTAAATCTGACCGATTG CTTCTCATAGGCACTGCTGATGGAGGCATTAAAGCATGGAATGTCGATGCAAAGAGAGTTGTCTGTGATCTTAGCACGAGTCAAGAATTTCCTAG TATCTTGGATATAAAGTGCAGCCCTGTAGAGCCAATTTTTGTTACTGCAGCAGCATCCAAGGG GCACGGATCAAGTTTTGTTGATAGTATGGGGTTTGCTTCATTAACCGTGTGGAACATGAAGACGTGGAAGGCTATG ACAGTTCTTCCTCTTGGTAAAGATCCACCTGCAATTACATCCCTTAGTTTCAATCACAATGGGAAAATTTTAGCGGCCGCTGCAACTGATGGAATGATTCACATGTTTG ATATGTCTGCCTGTCTACAAATAACTGGGTGGCCTGCACATGACTCTGCTATAAGCTCCATTCTTTTCGGGCCTGATGAGACAAGTATTTTCAGTTTGGGAGTAGACGGAAAG GTGTTTGAATGGAGCTTGCAAAACCAAGGTCAAATCCTTTGGTCAAGGAACTGTAGCAG GTTCTGTGACCCCGAGAGCTCAAAAAATTGCAGACATGAAATGGCTTTAGATGCCAATGGGAGGAGACTGTTGGTCACATCCGGTTCTGTAAGAGCACCCATATACCAG GTCCGGGGTCATGCGAATGGGTTGAGAACTCTCCCACACAGTGCTGCCGTAACTACTGTAGATTGGCACCCAACTTTACCCATCTTCTTAACAGGATCAGCTGATAACTCCGTCCGCGTAACATCTTTGTCATAA
- the LOC103426522 gene encoding receptor-like protein EIX1, with amino-acid sequence MLLTIIYSVLFALTSAKCCLGAGISSNIGCLQTEKTALLQFKQGLIDKSNVLASWETGKDCCEWRGIACNNETGHVVTLDLYHNSFGIYSVETPLSGVIAPSLLELPYLTYLDLSFNHFQGQIPKFIGSLSRLEQLKLAGANLSGPIPPQLGNLSSLYTLDLAQNDVTFENLKWLSHLSSLRYLYMSDLNFSEVVNWPESISKLRSLVELQLSSCSLPNIKQSSLSFVNSSNSLEVLELSNNFLNVSIFYWMVNVSTNLVYIGLADSQLQGPIPDVFANTVSLVSLDLSVNELKGGIPKSFRNLCSLRWLSLLENKLSDRLEDFVINLSCAQDTLESLFLSGNPFSGSFPDNITRFSSLKDLYIDVTNVSGSLPKNFQPLSQLRYLSLVQNQFTGSLPDFTGLSLLRQLFISNNQLSGSLHESISQLSSLETLDLSRNSLNGVITEVHFSNLSRLKYLDFSHNPLSFNLSSDWNPPFQTIRLGLSSCKVGPAFPKWIQTQTKLTSLDMVNAEISDSIPDKFWDLSSSLLDLNLSMNQIHGKLPNLSTKNSTFFSFDLSSNLLDGPLPPFSSNVSILRLSKNMFSGPLSSFCETESPNFFDLDLSHNQLSGELPSCWMQFQGLVFLNMAKNNFSGKIPCSLGFLKYAMFLHLQDNKRSGELPSLVNCTELRVVDLGANKLSGNIPTWIGPSLTKLLVLRLKSNEFYGSIPLSLCSLPALHVLDFSKNNLSGALPHCLPNITALSSMSPEVEDNIPVGFVQLTWKGIQIEFGQNLHHLRSIDISSNNLSGDIPESVTSLLKLISLNLSRNNFTGVLPNNFGQLEMLESLDLSRNQISGSIPPSFSSLHYLSVLDLSYNNLSGRIPQSTQLQSFNDSQFTGNLGLCGQPLSPECPGDVTTEDPAVPNGSGSDKTKQDYDGLISFGFYVSLVLGFIIGFWSVCGTLVLKTSWRYAYFRFFDDIKARIM; translated from the coding sequence ATGTTGCTCACAATCATATATTCTGTCTTGTTTGCTCTTACATCTGCCAAATGCTGTTTGGGTGCTGGAATCAGTTCCAACATCGGGTGCTTACAAACAGAAAAAACCGCCCTGCTTCAGTTCAAACAAGGCCTCATCGACAAGTCCAACGTTCTTGCCTCTTGGGAAACCGGCAAAGATTGTTGCGAGTGGAGAGGAATCGCTTGCAATAACGAAACAGGTCATGTCGTCACCCTAGATCTCTATCACAACTCTTTTGGTATTTATAGTGTTGAAACTCCTCTAAGTGGTGTGATTGCTCCTTCTCTACTTGAATTGCCATATCTAACTTACTTGGACCTCAGTTTCAATCATTTCCAAGGACAAATTCCCAAGTTCATCGGTTCTTTGAGTCGATTGGAGCAACTCAAACTAGCAGGTGCCAATCTTAGCGGACCAATTCCTCCCCAACTCGGAAATCTCTCTAGTTTGTATACTCTTGATCTTGCACAGAACGATGTCACATTCGAAAATCTCAAGTGGTTATCTCATCTTTCTTCCTTGAGGTACCTGTATATGTCGGATCTTAATTTTTCCGAGGTTGTAAATTGGCCAGAATCTATAAGCAAACTCCGTTCACTTGTTGAGCTTCAGTTATCTTCGTGTAGTCTTCCCAATATCAAACAGAGCTCGctttcttttgtcaattcttCAAACTCTCTTGAAGTCCTTGAACTCTCGAATAATTTTCTTAATGTTTCGATATTTTATTGGATGGTCAATGTCAGCACCAACCTTGTTTACATTGGTTTAGCTGATAGCCAGTTGCAAGGTCCCATCCCAGATGTGTTTGCAAACACGGTTTCTCTCGTGTCTCTTGATCTCTCGGTTAACGAACTTAAAGGCGGGATACCGAAATCGTTTCGAAACCTTTGCAGTTTACGGTGGTTGAGTTTACTGGAAAACAAACTTTCCGACAGACTTGAAGACTTTGTCATAAACTTGTCTTGTGCTCAAGACACCCTCGAGTCCTTGTTCTTGAGTGGGAACCCGTTTTCGGGTTCATTTCCTGATAACATTACAAGATTTTCATCCTTGAAAGATTTGTACATTGACGTCACCAACGTAAGTGGGTCTCTTCCAAAAAATTTTCAGCCACTCTCCCAGCTAAGATACTTGAGCCTAGTTCAAAACCAGTTCACCGGATCACTGCCTGATTTTACAGGTCTTTCGTTGTTAAGGCAGTTATTTATCTCCAACAATCAACTCAGCGGATCTCTACATGAGAGTATCAGCCAACTTTCCAGCCTCGAAACGTTGGATCTTTCTCGGAATTCTTTGAATGGTGTCATAACTGAAGTGcacttctccaatctctcccgTTTAAAATATTTGGATTTTTCTCATAATCCTTTGTCTTTCAACTTGAGCTCGGATTGGAATCCGCCTTTTCAAACCATAAGACTAGGATTGTCCTCTTGCAAGGTTGGCCCTGCTTTTCCGAAATGGATTCAAACTCAGACAAAACTTACTTCACTTGACATGGTTAATGCTGAGATTTCGGATTCTATACCTGATAAGTTTTGGGATCTGTCTTCCAGCTTACTCGATTTAAACCTATCGATGAACCAAATCCATGGAAAGTTGCCAAATCTATCAACAAAAAACTCcaccttcttttcttttgactTGTCATCTAATCTCTTGGACGGCCCACTTCCACCATTTTCTTCAAATGTATCCATCCTGCGTCTCTCCAAAAACATGTTTTCAGGACCCTTATCTTCCTTTTGTGAAACAGAATCTCCAAACTTCTTTGATCTAGACCTTTCTCACAATCAGCTATCTGGTGAACTTCCTAGTTGTTGGATGCAGTTTCAAGGTTTGGTCTTTTTGAACATGGCTAAGAACAATTTCTCCGGGAAAATTCCATGCTCATTAGGCTTCTTAAAGTATGCTATGTTCTTACACTTACAGGACAACAAACGTTCCGGAGAATTGCCTTCTTTGGTGAACTGTACAGAATTAAGAGTTGTTGACCTCGGTGCCAATAAACTATCTGGAAATATACCGACATGGATAGGCCCGAGCCTAACAAAGTTGCTGGTTCTTCGCTTAAAGTCGAACGAGTTTTATGGAAGCATACCTTTAAGTCTATGCAGTCTTCCTGCGCTTCATGTTTTGGACTTCTCCAAGAACAATCTATCCGGAGCCTTGCCCCATTGCCTCCCTAACATAACAGCTTTGTCTTCGATGTCCCCCGAGGTGGAGGACAACATCCCTGTTGGGTTTGTGCAACTGACTTGGAAAGGAATACAGATTGAGTTCGGCCAAAATCTTCATCATTTGAGAAGCATTGACATTTCGAGCAACAACTTAAGCGGAGACATTCCAGAAAGTGTAACAAGCTTGCTGAAGTTGATTTCTCTGAACCTGTCAAGAAACAATTTTACTGGGGTGCTTCCTAACAACTTTGGTCAGCTCGAGATGTTAGAATCGCTTGATTTGTCACGAAACCAGATATCTGGTAGCATTCCTCCGAGTTTTTCGAGCTTACATTATCTTAGTGTCTTGGACTTGTCATACAACAACTTATCAGGAAGAATTCCCCAAAGTACTCAACTTCAAAGTTTTAATGATTCTCAATTTACTGGCAATCTTGGACTTTGTGGGCAACCGCTCTCACCAGAATGCCCGGGAGATGTAACAACGGAAGATCCTGCAGTCCCTAATGGCAGTGGAAGTGACAAGACCAAACAAGATTATGATGGTCTCATAAGCTTCGGATTTTATGTTAGCTTGGTGCTTGGATTTATCATAGGATTCTGGAGTGTTTGTGGTACCTTAGTTCTTAAGACGTCTTGGAGGTATGCCTATTTCCGATTCTTTGATGATATAAAAGCTCGGATTATGTGA
- the LOC103428256 gene encoding uncharacterized protein isoform X3 — protein sequence MENMQYAEELVREFLVFRGFTNTLQAFDSELSTDIGKGFQVDRIMELIFSVYVPKFQADKLVGLFSFFKLCLSSSSETVLLSTLSKLEVSILRYYVVNAIQSGRRDKVLEFFGMNGNDLSQRSEDWTAWFAIPYVKKPNSDPEFRIYFSKEWYEALRLSVRNFFSEIFNGTRMPALLKISSEKTTVNRLKKDIKQLNLKLSELQALLEEKDGELCQLRSYCSSVADASTERTRSSSSVVHEQNRIISKDTQETCPPDTFQIGEAEVDPDWVVAGNMGSRPEFNISKSDPNLSSQSSPRMRDGGTADGIQLFEDGTYNENGRESHVEDFPEVKVDFQETFLGHTSPITRCRFSASGNNIASASEDGTVRIWTYDSSTPSSRNATIYCGAKILSLDWECKSDRLLLIGTADGGIKAWNVDAKRVVCDLSTSQEFPSILDIKCSPVEPIFVTAAASKGFVDSMGFASLTVWNMKTWKAMTVLPLGKDPPAITSLSFNHNGKILAAAATDGMIHMFDMSACLQITGWPAHDSAISSILFGPDETSIFSLGVDGKVFEWSLQNQGQILWSRNCSRFCDPESSKNCRHEMALDANGRRLLVTSGSVRAPIYQVRGHANGLRTLPHSAAVTTVDWHPTLPIFLTGSADNSVRVTSLS from the exons ATGGAGAATATGCAGTATGCTGAGGAGCTTGTGAGGGAGTTTCTTGTGTTTAGAGGATTCACCAACACTTTGCAAGCTTTTGATTCCGAATTATCTACGGATATCGGTAAAGGGTTTCAAGTGGATAGGATAATGGAATTAATCTTCTCAGTGTATGTGCCTAAGTTTCAGGCAGATAAATTAGTTGGCCTGTTCAGTTTTTTCAAGCTGTGTCTCTCTTCATCATCGGAGACCGTACTTTTGTCTACTCTTTCTAAATTGGAGGTGTCAATTCTACGGTACTACGTTGTTAATGCCATCCAGTCAGGGAGGAGGGACAAAGTTTTAGAGTTCTTTGGAATGAATGGGAATGATTTGTCGCAAAGGAGCGAGGATTGGACTGCATGGTTTG CCATTCCATATGTAAAGAAACCAAACTCTGATCCTGAGTTTCGTATATACTTTTCAAAGGAATGGTACGAGGCCTTGCGTTTATCTGTGAGGAATTTCTTTAGTGAGATCTTCAATGGTACTC GCATGCCAGCCCTTTTGAAAATCAGTTCAGAGAAGACTACTGTCAACCGTCTGAAAAAAGACATCAAGCAACTCAATCTCAAGCTGTCAGAACTTCAGGCTTTGTTGGAGGAAAAAGATGGTGAATTATGCCAGCTAAGAAG TTATTGTTCATCAGTAGCCGATGCAAGCACTGAACGAACCAGGAGTTCATCAAGTGTAGTGCATGAGCAAAATCGTATTATATCTAAAGATACTCAGGAAACTTGCCCTCCTGATACTTTTCAAATAGGGGAAGCAGAGGTGGATCCAGATTGGGTTGTTGCTGGAAACATGGGAAGTAGACCAGAATTTAACATATCTAAGTCTGATCCTAATTTAAGTTCTCAATCAAGTCCTCGCATGAGAGATGGTGGAACTGCTGATGGTATTCAGCTGTTCGAGGATGGCACCTATAATG AAAATGGCAGGGAAAGCCATGTAGAAGACTTCCCTGAAGTTAAGGTTGACTTCCAG GAGACATTTTTGGGCCACACAAGTCCAATAACTCGCTGTCGCTTTTCTGCATCTGGAAACAATATAGCCAGCGCATCTGAAGATGGCACAGTAAG GATATGGACGTATGACTCATCAACTCCGTCATCTAGAAATGCAACAATCTATTGTGGAGCCAAGATATTGTCACTTGACTGGGAGTGTAAATCTGACCGATTG CTTCTCATAGGCACTGCTGATGGAGGCATTAAAGCATGGAATGTCGATGCAAAGAGAGTTGTCTGTGATCTTAGCACGAGTCAAGAATTTCCTAG TATCTTGGATATAAAGTGCAGCCCTGTAGAGCCAATTTTTGTTACTGCAGCAGCATCCAAGGG TTTTGTTGATAGTATGGGGTTTGCTTCATTAACCGTGTGGAACATGAAGACGTGGAAGGCTATG ACAGTTCTTCCTCTTGGTAAAGATCCACCTGCAATTACATCCCTTAGTTTCAATCACAATGGGAAAATTTTAGCGGCCGCTGCAACTGATGGAATGATTCACATGTTTG ATATGTCTGCCTGTCTACAAATAACTGGGTGGCCTGCACATGACTCTGCTATAAGCTCCATTCTTTTCGGGCCTGATGAGACAAGTATTTTCAGTTTGGGAGTAGACGGAAAG GTGTTTGAATGGAGCTTGCAAAACCAAGGTCAAATCCTTTGGTCAAGGAACTGTAGCAG GTTCTGTGACCCCGAGAGCTCAAAAAATTGCAGACATGAAATGGCTTTAGATGCCAATGGGAGGAGACTGTTGGTCACATCCGGTTCTGTAAGAGCACCCATATACCAG GTCCGGGGTCATGCGAATGGGTTGAGAACTCTCCCACACAGTGCTGCCGTAACTACTGTAGATTGGCACCCAACTTTACCCATCTTCTTAACAGGATCAGCTGATAACTCCGTCCGCGTAACATCTTTGTCATAA
- the LOC103428256 gene encoding uncharacterized protein isoform X1, whose amino-acid sequence MENMQYAEELVREFLVFRGFTNTLQAFDSELSTDIGKGFQVDRIMELIFSVYVPKFQADKLVGLFSFFKLCLSSSSETVLLSTLSKLEVSILRYYVVNAIQSGRRDKVLEFFGMNGNDLSQRSEDWTAWFAIPYVKKPNSDPEFRIYFSKEWYEALRLSVRNFFSEIFNGTRMPALLKISSEKTTVNRLKKDIKQLNLKLSELQALLEEKDGELCQLRSYCSSVADASTERTRSSSSVVHEQNRIISKDTQETCPPDTFQIGEAEVDPDWVVAGNMGSRPEFNISKSDPNLSSQSSPRMRDGGTADGIQLFEDGTYNENGRESHVEDFPEVKVDFQETFLGHTSPITRCRFSASGNNIASASEDGTVRIWTYDSSTPSSRNATIYCGAKILSLDWECKSDRLLLIGTADGGIKAWNVDAKRVVCDLSTSQEFPSILDIKCSPVEPIFVTAAASKGHGSSFVDSMGFASLTVWNMKTWKAMTVLPLGKDPPAITSLSFNHNGKILAAAATDGMIHMFDMSACLQITGWPAHDSAISSILFGPDETSIFSLGVDGKVFEWSLQNQGQILWSRNCSRFCDPESSKNCRHEMALDANGRRLLVTSGSVRAPIYQVRGHANGLRTLPHSAAVTTVDWHPTLPIFLTGSADNSVRVTSLS is encoded by the exons ATGGAGAATATGCAGTATGCTGAGGAGCTTGTGAGGGAGTTTCTTGTGTTTAGAGGATTCACCAACACTTTGCAAGCTTTTGATTCCGAATTATCTACGGATATCGGTAAAGGGTTTCAAGTGGATAGGATAATGGAATTAATCTTCTCAGTGTATGTGCCTAAGTTTCAGGCAGATAAATTAGTTGGCCTGTTCAGTTTTTTCAAGCTGTGTCTCTCTTCATCATCGGAGACCGTACTTTTGTCTACTCTTTCTAAATTGGAGGTGTCAATTCTACGGTACTACGTTGTTAATGCCATCCAGTCAGGGAGGAGGGACAAAGTTTTAGAGTTCTTTGGAATGAATGGGAATGATTTGTCGCAAAGGAGCGAGGATTGGACTGCATGGTTTG CCATTCCATATGTAAAGAAACCAAACTCTGATCCTGAGTTTCGTATATACTTTTCAAAGGAATGGTACGAGGCCTTGCGTTTATCTGTGAGGAATTTCTTTAGTGAGATCTTCAATGGTA CACGCATGCCAGCCCTTTTGAAAATCAGTTCAGAGAAGACTACTGTCAACCGTCTGAAAAAAGACATCAAGCAACTCAATCTCAAGCTGTCAGAACTTCAGGCTTTGTTGGAGGAAAAAGATGGTGAATTATGCCAGCTAAGAAG TTATTGTTCATCAGTAGCCGATGCAAGCACTGAACGAACCAGGAGTTCATCAAGTGTAGTGCATGAGCAAAATCGTATTATATCTAAAGATACTCAGGAAACTTGCCCTCCTGATACTTTTCAAATAGGGGAAGCAGAGGTGGATCCAGATTGGGTTGTTGCTGGAAACATGGGAAGTAGACCAGAATTTAACATATCTAAGTCTGATCCTAATTTAAGTTCTCAATCAAGTCCTCGCATGAGAGATGGTGGAACTGCTGATGGTATTCAGCTGTTCGAGGATGGCACCTATAATG AAAATGGCAGGGAAAGCCATGTAGAAGACTTCCCTGAAGTTAAGGTTGACTTCCAG GAGACATTTTTGGGCCACACAAGTCCAATAACTCGCTGTCGCTTTTCTGCATCTGGAAACAATATAGCCAGCGCATCTGAAGATGGCACAGTAAG GATATGGACGTATGACTCATCAACTCCGTCATCTAGAAATGCAACAATCTATTGTGGAGCCAAGATATTGTCACTTGACTGGGAGTGTAAATCTGACCGATTG CTTCTCATAGGCACTGCTGATGGAGGCATTAAAGCATGGAATGTCGATGCAAAGAGAGTTGTCTGTGATCTTAGCACGAGTCAAGAATTTCCTAG TATCTTGGATATAAAGTGCAGCCCTGTAGAGCCAATTTTTGTTACTGCAGCAGCATCCAAGGG GCACGGATCAAGTTTTGTTGATAGTATGGGGTTTGCTTCATTAACCGTGTGGAACATGAAGACGTGGAAGGCTATG ACAGTTCTTCCTCTTGGTAAAGATCCACCTGCAATTACATCCCTTAGTTTCAATCACAATGGGAAAATTTTAGCGGCCGCTGCAACTGATGGAATGATTCACATGTTTG ATATGTCTGCCTGTCTACAAATAACTGGGTGGCCTGCACATGACTCTGCTATAAGCTCCATTCTTTTCGGGCCTGATGAGACAAGTATTTTCAGTTTGGGAGTAGACGGAAAG GTGTTTGAATGGAGCTTGCAAAACCAAGGTCAAATCCTTTGGTCAAGGAACTGTAGCAG GTTCTGTGACCCCGAGAGCTCAAAAAATTGCAGACATGAAATGGCTTTAGATGCCAATGGGAGGAGACTGTTGGTCACATCCGGTTCTGTAAGAGCACCCATATACCAG GTCCGGGGTCATGCGAATGGGTTGAGAACTCTCCCACACAGTGCTGCCGTAACTACTGTAGATTGGCACCCAACTTTACCCATCTTCTTAACAGGATCAGCTGATAACTCCGTCCGCGTAACATCTTTGTCATAA